In Mercurialis annua linkage group LG5, ddMerAnnu1.2, whole genome shotgun sequence, a single genomic region encodes these proteins:
- the LOC126683381 gene encoding protein LURP-one-related 5-like, with product MKTGLVVDSGYIYQEEKHLTVLKTSLFFANDGFTVYDCKGELVFRVDSYGGPDNRDNTEVVLMDAHGRCLLTVRKKRPSLHHRWEGYIGERLEGQKPIFNVRRSSIIGRCSVAVEVYGNPGEEYQIEGSYANRSCTITNAIKESMAEIRRKVDASTNVVLGKDVFTLCLKPGFDGAFAMGLVLILDQINGADDAEEQTQVYPAAEE from the exons ATGAAGACAGGATTGGTGGTTGACAGTGGTTATATTTACCAAGAAGAGAAGCATCTCACTGTGCTTAAAACCTCTCTGTTCTTTGCTAATGATGGCTTCACTGTGTATGATTGCAAAGGTGAGTTAGTATTCCGAGTCGACTCTTATGGCGGTCCTGATAATCGTGACAATACTGAAGTTGTTCTTATGGACGCTCATGGTCGCTGTCTTCTCACTGTCAGAAAAAAG AGGCCGAGTCTACACCACAGGTGGGAAGGTTATATAGGAGAAAGATTGGAGGGACAGAAACCCATCTTCAACGTGAGAAGATCATCAATAATCGGACGGTGCAGCGTGGCGGTGGAAGTGTACGGGAATCCAGGGGAAGAGTACCAAATAGAAGGATCATATGCAAATAGATCTTGCACAATTACCAATGCAATTAAAGAATCAATGGCTGAGATCAGACGCAAAGTAGATGCTTCTACAAACGTTGTGCTTGGTAAGGACGTTTTCACCCTTTGCTTAAAGCCAGGGTTTGATGGTGCTTTTGCCATGGGATTAGTTCTCATTCTTGATCAGATCAACGGTGCGGATGATGCTGAAGAACAGACTCAGGTGTACCCCGCCGCAGAGGAATAA